Within Amedibacterium intestinale, the genomic segment CCCTATCAGGTATTAGAAAAACCATCCCAGTCTTTGACAATGGTAAAAATGAGAGAAAGTGCGCAGAAATCTTTATTTTATTTATGTGAAGTGTTGATTAGCGAGGCTCGTGTAGAATGCAATGGGGTTATTGGCATTGGAATGATACAGGGAATAGAGGAAGAAAAAGCATATGCATTGGCAGTGATAGATGCCGCATTTCGTGCACAGCTTCCAGGTGTTAAAGAATTAGAAGAAGAATTAAGAAAGAAAGCAAAACAGCAGGAAGAAGAAATGCGTATTCGAAGAGAAGGAATTGAAAAGACAAAAGTAAACTTCGAGACGATGGATGTATAGGAGGAATACTTATGGAGTTGAATCAGGTACATGATATTCAAAAGGCATACAGGA encodes:
- the phnG gene encoding phosphonate C-P lyase system protein PhnG — translated: MKRKERTKILVHCEKEFLQAWADRFDKEAPYQVLEKPSQSLTMVKMRESAQKSLFYLCEVLISEARVECNGVIGIGMIQGIEEEKAYALAVIDAAFRAQLPGVKELEEELRKKAKQQEEEMRIRREGIEKTKVNFETMDV